Proteins found in one Acipenser ruthenus chromosome 18, fAciRut3.2 maternal haplotype, whole genome shotgun sequence genomic segment:
- the LOC117428910 gene encoding transcriptional regulator Myc-B-like, with the protein MPQSFSPCREWDYEAEPLLFDEEFCQNLMKDLEMIPTPPQSPPTKPGFAESLSSLFPSNLDQLEFVSEMLFEDQDFIHQDFYWGSDFNSSSSSSLSQGSSGTSKNQQPVVLADCLWSSDAGKSAHEKLSAGLSSSPLLSDIDTNIFQDIAATTLDCHNATLDCQQLGTELQDNLEQSSSEYDSSLSTGSVSSSDSEEEEIDVVTVEKWKSSKRRVCAAQSRRSETRFQTRAAMKRCHLEIQLQHNYAAPCPSLKKAEQTHHKRSKRDHSPKHCFRSSSSAKPSSDMEEEERRRTHNVMERQRRNELKNCFVRLRDNVPELSNNDKASKVVILKKASECIRGLEDEKQKLASKKDRLRSQQEHLKSRLEQLRRGK; encoded by the exons ATGCCTCAAAGCTTTTCCCCTTGTCGGGAATGGGACTACGAAGCCGAGCCTCTTCTTTTCGACGAGGAGTTTTGCCAGAACTTGATGAAAGACCTGGAGATGATCCCCACGCCCCCGCAGTCCCCTCCCACCAAGCCGGGCTTCGCTGAATCCCTCTCCAGCCTCTTCCCGTCCAACCTGGACCAGCTGGAGTTTGTGTCCGAGATGCTTTTCGAAGATCAGGACTTTATTCACCAGGATTTCTACTGGGGCAGCGActtcaacagcagcagcagcagtagcctCAGCCAGGGCAGCAGCGGCACCAGTAAAAACCAGCAGCCAGTGGTTTTGGCTGATTGCCTGTGGAGCAGCGACGCTGGGAAGAGCGCGCACGAGAAGCTGTCCGCTGGCCTGTCCAGCAGCCCGCTGCTCTCCGATATAGACACAAACATTTTCCAGGACATTGCTGCCACTACTTTGGATTGTCACAACGCCACCCTGGACTGCCAGCAGCTGGGCACAGAGCTGCAGGACAACTTGGAGCAGAGTTCATCCGAGTACGACAGCTCCCTCTCCACTGGGAGCGTGTCAAGCAGCGACTCTG AAGAGGAAGAAATCGATGTCGTCACAGTAGAGAAGTGGAAGTCTTCCAAGAGGAGGGTGTGCGCGGCGCAGTCCAGGAGATCAGAAACCAGGTTCCAGACTCGTGCCGCCATGAAGAGGTGTCACCTGGAGATCCAGCTCCAGCACAACTACGCAGCGCCCTGCCCCTCCCTCAAGAAAGCAGAGCAAACGCATCACAAGCGCAGCAAGCGAGACCACTCCCCCAAACACTGCTTCAGGAGCTCCAGCTCTGCCAAGCCTTCCTCGGacatggaggaggaggagaggcggAGGACACACAACGTCATGGAGAGGCAGAGGAGGAACGAGCTGAAGAACTGCTTCGTCAGGCTGCGGGACAACGTCCCCGAACTGTCCAACAACGACAAAGCCTCCAAGGTGGTCATCCTCAAAAAGGCCAGCGAGTGCATCAGGGGGCTGGAGGACGAGAAACAGAAACTCGCATCCAAGAAAGACAGGCTGAGAAGCCAGCAGGAACATCTGAAAAGCAGGCTGGAACAGTTGAGACGAGGAAAGTGA